A genomic segment from Branchiostoma floridae strain S238N-H82 chromosome 7, Bfl_VNyyK, whole genome shotgun sequence encodes:
- the LOC118419880 gene encoding cytochrome P450 2D9-like has product MDPAYWPDPDRFDPERFLDAEGNVIDKPESFLPFSGGRRVCIGEKLARMELFLFFSTLLQSFTFKAPEGAPPTDGVVGITWGPHPFKLCAIRR; this is encoded by the exons ATGGACCCCGCCTACTGGCCTGACCCGGACCGGTTTGACCCCGAAAGGTTTCTGGACGCGGAAGGGAACGTTATCGACAAGCCTGAGTCTTTCCTGCCCTTCTCTGGAG GCCGGCGCGTGTGCATTGGTGAAAAGCTGGCCAGGATGGAGCTTTTCCTGTTCTTCTCGACCCTGCTGCAGTCCTTCACCTTCAAGGCGCCAGAGGGCGCTCCTCCGACCGACGGCGTCGTTGGGATAACCTGGGGTCCGCATCCGTTCAAGCTCTGTGCCATTCGGCGTTAG